One stretch of Chitinophaga pendula DNA includes these proteins:
- the purS gene encoding phosphoribosylformylglycinamidine synthase subunit PurS, with product MTFTAHINVMPLKELLDPQGKAVMSGLKNLGLNQINDVRIGKHITLHIEANTKEDALQIAETACQKLLANQVMESFEVNIQ from the coding sequence ATGACTTTTACTGCACATATCAATGTGATGCCACTGAAAGAATTGCTCGACCCTCAGGGTAAAGCAGTAATGAGCGGACTGAAGAACCTCGGTCTGAACCAGATCAATGATGTGAGAATAGGCAAACACATTACCCTGCATATCGAAGCCAATACCAAAGAAGATGCCCTGCAGATCGCCGAAACCGCCTGCCAGAAACTCCTGGCTAACCAGGTAATGGAGTCTTTTGAAGTAAATATCCAGTAA
- a CDS encoding MFS transporter translates to MRPFYAILANTFATSITNTFVWFAVTFWVYLETKSVLATSVMAGVYVGTVALSGFLLGSIVDRYRKRTSMMISNIASLVLYVIAAVLYATAPAGAFKHDDSILLWVFILLALFGALAGNLRGIALPTIVTIMIPPEERDKANGMVGTVNGVSFLLASIMSGMAVGFLGMFWILIASLILCLLSILHLLAVHIPEKEIVHGDTPHGAIDVKGTIKAIHLIPGLFALIFFNTFNNFLGGVFMSLMDPYGLTLVSVQVWGILWGVLSLGFILGGIMVAKRGLGERPIRTLFLCNVVMWIICIFFTIQASIVLLGVGVFIYMCLIPVIEAAEQTILQKAVPLERQGRVFGFAQSIEQAASPITAFVIGPVAHFIFIPFMTTGKGVELFGSWFGVGTDRGIALIFIIAGTIGLIVTLLAMRSSAYRQLSQL, encoded by the coding sequence ATGAGGCCCTTTTATGCGATTTTAGCCAACACCTTTGCTACGTCCATCACCAATACATTTGTCTGGTTTGCGGTTACTTTCTGGGTATACCTGGAAACGAAATCTGTGCTGGCGACGTCTGTCATGGCGGGCGTATACGTTGGTACGGTAGCGTTATCGGGGTTCCTGCTCGGTTCGATCGTGGACCGGTACCGGAAGCGGACGTCCATGATGATCTCCAACATCGCGTCGCTGGTACTATATGTGATTGCTGCTGTGCTGTATGCGACGGCACCGGCAGGTGCTTTCAAACACGACGATAGTATCTTACTCTGGGTGTTCATCCTGCTGGCCTTGTTTGGCGCCCTGGCAGGCAACCTGCGTGGTATTGCGCTACCTACAATTGTGACCATTATGATCCCTCCTGAAGAGCGGGATAAAGCGAACGGGATGGTGGGCACGGTGAACGGCGTATCTTTTCTGCTGGCCTCCATTATGAGTGGTATGGCGGTAGGTTTCCTGGGTATGTTCTGGATACTGATCGCGTCGCTGATACTCTGCCTGTTGTCCATTCTTCACTTATTGGCGGTACATATCCCAGAAAAGGAGATCGTGCATGGTGATACGCCCCACGGCGCGATAGATGTGAAAGGGACTATCAAAGCGATCCATCTTATCCCCGGTCTTTTTGCCCTGATCTTTTTCAACACATTCAATAACTTCCTGGGGGGCGTATTTATGTCGCTGATGGACCCTTATGGCCTGACGCTGGTATCGGTGCAGGTATGGGGTATATTATGGGGTGTACTGAGCCTGGGATTTATCCTGGGAGGCATTATGGTAGCCAAGCGGGGATTGGGTGAGCGGCCTATACGTACGTTATTTCTTTGCAACGTGGTGATGTGGATCATTTGTATTTTCTTTACTATCCAGGCATCGATCGTGCTCCTGGGTGTGGGTGTGTTTATCTACATGTGTCTCATTCCTGTCATAGAAGCTGCGGAGCAGACGATTTTGCAGAAGGCGGTACCGCTGGAGCGGCAGGGGCGTGTATTTGGTTTTGCGCAGAGTATTGAGCAGGCGGCTTCTCCGATCACGGCTTTTGTGATAGGGCCTGTAGCGCATTTCATCTTTATTCCTTTTATGACTACGGGTAAGGGGGTGGAGCTATTCGGCAGCTGGTTTGGCGTGGGTACCGACAGGGGTATTGCGCTTATCTTTATCATTGCCGGTACTATTGGGTTGATCGTCACTTTGCTGGCGATGCGGTCGTCTGCTTACCGGCAGTTATCTCAATTATAA
- a CDS encoding RNA polymerase sigma factor, with the protein MVQEQNERIQQTVRQERKRLLHFIRQRVNNVADAEDILQDVFYQFTEYLRLGSHIDSLTGWLFAVTRNKITDWFRKKRESNFSDHTAVVDGEEHLFLTEMLADTGVTGQADAPMLRKVMAEAIMQAVEELPAEQRDVFLQHEVEGKSFKEMSEATGVPVNTLLSRKRYAVLYLRDRLEQLYRELLND; encoded by the coding sequence ATGGTTCAAGAACAAAACGAGCGCATACAGCAGACCGTCAGGCAGGAGCGTAAGCGTTTGCTTCACTTTATTCGCCAGCGGGTGAATAATGTGGCGGATGCGGAGGATATTTTACAGGATGTATTCTACCAGTTTACGGAGTACCTGCGGTTGGGTAGTCATATAGACTCTCTGACGGGGTGGTTATTTGCGGTAACGCGAAATAAGATTACGGATTGGTTCCGTAAGAAGCGGGAGAGTAATTTTTCGGATCATACGGCGGTGGTAGATGGGGAGGAGCATTTGTTTCTGACGGAGATGCTGGCGGACACGGGTGTTACGGGGCAGGCGGATGCGCCGATGTTACGTAAGGTGATGGCGGAGGCTATCATGCAGGCAGTGGAGGAGTTGCCGGCGGAGCAGCGGGATGTGTTCCTGCAGCATGAGGTGGAGGGTAAATCCTTCAAGGAGATGTCGGAAGCGACGGGTGTGCCGGTGAACACTTTATTGTCGCGCAAGCGGTATGCTGTATTGTATTTGCGTGATCGCCTGGAACAGTTGTACCGGGAGTTATTAAATGACTAA
- the rsmI gene encoding 16S rRNA (cytidine(1402)-2'-O)-methyltransferase, protein MKLYIVPSPIGNLDDITYRAVKVLTDADLILAEDTRTSGFLLKHYQISKPVTPYHQHNEHKVLQHLLQQLQAGKTMALLTDAGTPGVSDPGFLLVRECIRAGVPVECLPGATAFVPALVNSGIPMNRFSFEGFLPPKKGRHTLLTRLAEEDRTIVCYESPMRLVKTLEDFIQYFGPDRLCCVSRELTKMFEENKRGSLQEVRDHFAEKGVKGEIVIILQGKDG, encoded by the coding sequence ATGAAATTATATATAGTTCCCTCTCCAATAGGTAATCTCGATGATATCACCTACCGCGCCGTTAAAGTACTGACAGACGCAGACCTCATCCTCGCAGAAGATACCCGCACCTCCGGATTCCTGCTCAAACACTACCAGATCAGCAAGCCCGTTACCCCCTACCATCAACACAACGAACATAAAGTATTACAACACCTGCTGCAACAATTGCAAGCCGGTAAGACCATGGCCCTCCTCACAGATGCAGGCACACCAGGCGTCTCCGATCCGGGATTCCTGCTCGTAAGAGAATGTATCCGCGCCGGCGTACCCGTCGAATGCCTCCCCGGCGCCACCGCCTTTGTACCCGCCCTCGTCAACAGCGGCATCCCCATGAACCGCTTCTCCTTCGAAGGCTTCCTCCCACCAAAAAAAGGCCGCCATACCCTGCTCACCAGGCTTGCAGAAGAAGACCGCACCATCGTATGCTACGAATCCCCCATGCGCCTCGTCAAAACCCTCGAAGACTTTATACAATACTTCGGCCCCGACAGACTTTGCTGCGTCTCCCGCGAACTCACCAAAATGTTTGAAGAAAATAAAAGAGGATCACTACAGGAAGTAAGGGATCACTTCGCAGAAAAAGGCGTAAAAGGAGAGATCGTGATTATCCTCCAGGGAAAAGATGGATAA
- a CDS encoding M1 family metallopeptidase: MKQLLLGKSIALCLLFATAAQAQPDRWQQRVKYTMDINMDVQAHRLSGKQKLQYFNNSPDTLYKVFYHLYWNAFQPNSMMDVRSRELGKVVYGKDRRGNNMQDWDQRVRDRISKLEPNEVGYQKVLSLKRDGRKQNYKVIETILEVSLDKPILPRTTTTFDMDFEAQVPVQIRRSGRNNVEGVDYSMAQWYPKMCEYDYEGWHPTPYIAREFYGVWGDYDVKISIDKAFTVAGTGYLQNPQQIGHGYETPGSKVQTPAGDKLTWHFVAPNVHDFVWAADPDYKHITQQVDGFTAHFFYIENETTKTTWPQLANMIPKAYAFIKQHYGPYPYKQYSFIQGGDGGMEYPMATLIMGNGKMMGLYNVAIHEWMHSWYQMMMATNESLYPWMDEGFTTFAEDNTIYNTIDSLKGQNPHAGSYRTYFALANSGREEPMSTHSDHYNTNFGYSTTAYAKGAVFLEQLGYIIGAANRDKGLLNYYWTWRFKHPNPNDFIRIMEKQSGIQLDWYKQYLVYTTKHIDYGIDSIYEKGNKTIVRLARVGLMPMPIDLVVTPKTGDKVMHYVPLSIMFGEKPNEDASMKRVVHDGWYWTHPTYEVEIDLPLSAIKEVEIDPSQRLADIDRSNNRLIVQ, encoded by the coding sequence ATGAAGCAATTGCTATTGGGAAAAAGCATTGCCCTATGTCTGCTATTCGCAACAGCCGCGCAGGCTCAGCCTGACCGCTGGCAACAAAGGGTAAAGTATACAATGGACATCAACATGGATGTACAGGCACACCGCCTCAGTGGTAAACAAAAACTGCAATATTTTAATAACTCCCCTGATACCCTCTACAAGGTCTTCTACCACCTGTATTGGAACGCATTCCAGCCCAATAGCATGATGGACGTACGCAGCCGCGAACTGGGAAAAGTAGTGTATGGCAAAGATCGCCGGGGCAATAACATGCAGGACTGGGACCAGCGCGTACGCGACCGCATCTCCAAACTGGAACCCAACGAAGTCGGCTACCAGAAAGTGCTGTCCCTCAAACGCGATGGCAGAAAACAAAACTATAAGGTCATCGAAACCATCCTCGAAGTCTCCCTCGACAAACCCATCCTGCCACGTACCACCACCACCTTCGATATGGACTTCGAAGCACAGGTGCCCGTACAAATACGCCGCAGCGGCCGTAATAACGTCGAAGGCGTAGACTACTCCATGGCACAGTGGTACCCTAAAATGTGCGAATACGACTACGAAGGCTGGCATCCAACACCCTACATCGCCCGCGAATTCTATGGCGTTTGGGGCGACTATGACGTAAAGATCAGCATCGATAAAGCATTCACCGTCGCCGGTACCGGCTACCTCCAAAACCCCCAGCAGATCGGCCACGGATACGAAACACCCGGCTCCAAAGTACAAACCCCCGCCGGCGACAAACTCACCTGGCACTTCGTAGCCCCCAACGTACACGACTTCGTATGGGCCGCCGATCCAGACTATAAACATATCACCCAACAGGTAGATGGCTTCACCGCCCACTTCTTCTATATCGAAAACGAAACCACCAAAACCACCTGGCCACAACTGGCTAACATGATACCCAAGGCCTACGCGTTCATCAAACAACACTATGGCCCTTACCCCTATAAACAATACTCCTTTATCCAGGGCGGCGATGGCGGTATGGAATACCCAATGGCCACTCTCATCATGGGAAATGGTAAAATGATGGGACTATACAATGTCGCCATCCACGAATGGATGCACAGCTGGTACCAGATGATGATGGCTACCAACGAAAGCCTCTACCCCTGGATGGATGAAGGCTTCACCACCTTCGCCGAAGACAATACCATCTACAACACCATCGACTCCCTCAAAGGACAAAATCCACATGCCGGCTCCTACCGAACCTACTTCGCCCTGGCCAACAGCGGCCGGGAAGAGCCCATGTCCACCCACTCCGATCACTACAATACCAACTTCGGATATAGCACCACCGCCTACGCAAAAGGAGCCGTATTCCTCGAACAATTGGGATACATCATCGGCGCCGCCAATCGCGATAAAGGCCTCCTCAATTACTACTGGACCTGGCGCTTCAAACATCCCAATCCAAACGACTTCATCCGCATCATGGAAAAACAAAGCGGTATACAGCTCGATTGGTACAAACAATACCTGGTTTATACCACCAAACACATCGACTACGGTATCGACAGCATTTATGAAAAAGGGAATAAAACAATCGTACGCCTCGCCAGGGTCGGACTAATGCCCATGCCCATAGATCTCGTCGTAACACCTAAGACCGGCGATAAAGTAATGCACTACGTACCACTATCCATCATGTTCGGCGAAAAACCTAATGAAGATGCCTCCATGAAACGCGTAGTACACGATGGCTGGTACTGGACACATCCCACCTACGAAGTGGAAATAGACCTGCCATTATCCGCTATCAAAGAAGTAGAGATAGACCCCAGCCAAAGACTGGCCGATATCGATCGCAGCAACAACAGGCTGATAGTACAATAA
- the folD gene encoding bifunctional methylenetetrahydrofolate dehydrogenase/methenyltetrahydrofolate cyclohydrolase FolD, with translation MQIIDGKLVSEAIKAQLATEVAALKAAGKKVPHLAAILIGNDGASETYVASKVKSCAAIGYDSTLLRFDAQISEKHLLDQIALLNENPDVDGILVQLPLPKHINEELVINAIDPSKDVDGFHPVNVGKMVSGLPAFIPATPYGIMLLLEHYNIPTKGKHAVVIGRSHIVGTPISILLSRNSNPGNCTVTLCHSQTANLAEICREADIIVAAIGRPNFVTGDMVKEGAVIVDVGINRVADESKKSGFRLVGDVNFAEVSPKVSFITPVPGGVGPMTIAALLKNTYQACIGEKGNLN, from the coding sequence ATGCAAATTATAGACGGTAAACTTGTATCTGAGGCTATCAAGGCCCAGCTGGCCACTGAAGTGGCGGCATTGAAGGCTGCCGGCAAAAAGGTTCCTCACCTGGCAGCGATATTAATAGGCAACGACGGCGCAAGCGAGACTTATGTAGCATCCAAGGTGAAATCTTGTGCGGCGATCGGTTATGACTCTACCCTGCTGCGTTTTGACGCGCAGATCTCCGAAAAGCATTTACTGGACCAAATAGCATTACTCAATGAAAATCCTGATGTAGACGGTATATTGGTACAATTGCCATTACCTAAACACATCAATGAAGAGTTGGTGATCAATGCTATTGATCCCAGCAAGGATGTGGATGGTTTTCATCCGGTGAATGTAGGTAAGATGGTAAGTGGTTTACCTGCATTTATTCCTGCGACGCCTTATGGCATTATGTTGTTGTTGGAGCATTATAATATTCCTACGAAGGGTAAACATGCGGTGGTGATTGGCCGCAGCCACATTGTGGGTACGCCGATCAGTATCCTGTTGAGCCGTAACAGCAATCCTGGTAACTGTACGGTTACGCTGTGTCACTCTCAGACGGCTAACCTGGCGGAGATCTGCCGGGAGGCGGATATCATTGTGGCGGCGATCGGCAGACCTAATTTTGTGACCGGTGATATGGTGAAAGAAGGTGCTGTGATCGTTGACGTGGGTATCAACCGTGTTGCTGATGAGAGTAAGAAGAGTGGTTTCCGGTTAGTGGGTGATGTGAACTTTGCGGAGGTATCTCCCAAGGTAAGTTTTATTACGCCGGTACCGGGAGGTGTTGGTCCGATGACGATCGCTGCGCTGTTAAAGAACACTTATCAGGCATGTATCGGAGAAAAGGGCAATCTGAACTAA
- a CDS encoding nitroreductase family protein, which produces MSTKRIIDGYPFVDYTHDTYEPSAMLRQSQDFLHWMDKRRTVRDFSDRPVSREVIENIILTASTAPSGAHKQPWTFCAVERPAIKQLIRQEAEAEEYRSYNGRMSEEWLKDLRPLQTDWQKPFLEVAPWLIILFKRIYEVEENGHKHNNYYVQESAGIAAGFLLAAIHHAGLVALTHTPSPMNFLGSILERPENEKPFLLVPVGYPAEECWVPDLRRKALEEVAFFY; this is translated from the coding sequence ATGTCAACCAAAAGAATCATTGACGGTTATCCATTTGTGGACTATACACATGATACTTATGAGCCCTCTGCAATGCTGCGTCAATCTCAGGATTTCCTGCATTGGATGGACAAACGTCGTACTGTCCGCGACTTTTCAGACCGGCCTGTATCCCGGGAGGTTATTGAGAACATTATCCTGACGGCGAGTACGGCGCCATCGGGGGCGCACAAGCAGCCGTGGACGTTTTGTGCGGTGGAGCGCCCTGCGATCAAGCAGCTTATCCGTCAGGAAGCGGAGGCGGAGGAGTACCGGAGTTATAACGGGCGCATGAGTGAGGAGTGGTTAAAGGATCTACGGCCTTTGCAGACGGACTGGCAGAAGCCTTTCCTGGAGGTGGCGCCCTGGCTGATCATTCTGTTCAAGCGTATTTACGAGGTAGAGGAGAATGGGCATAAGCATAACAACTACTATGTGCAGGAGAGTGCGGGTATTGCTGCGGGTTTTTTGCTGGCAGCGATCCATCATGCTGGGTTGGTGGCGTTGACGCATACGCCGAGCCCGATGAATTTCCTGGGTAGTATTCTGGAGCGTCCGGAGAATGAGAAGCCGTTCCTGCTGGTACCGGTGGGTTATCCGGCGGAGGAGTGCTGGGTGCCTGATCTGCGTCGTAAGGCGCTGGAGGAGGTAGCGTTCTTTTATTGA
- the pckA gene encoding phosphoenolpyruvate carboxykinase (ATP) — translation MQMSSVRNPITDLRELGIENTANIFYQLSPDALVTQTLARKQGELSDSGALVVHTGEFTGRSPKDKFIVKDDKTLHTVNWNDFNIAIEPASFDKLYNKVTKYFAGKEVWMRDCYACADANYRINIRVINEMPWANLFAYNMFLRPSEEELEYLDIDWTIIQAPGCMADPATDGTRQHNFAAVSFSKKIILIGGTAYTGEMKKGIFTILNYVLPHEKGVLSMHCSANQGKDGDTAVFFGLSGTGKTTLSADPERKLIGDDEHGWTAENVFNFEGGCYAKCIDLSEEKEPQIFRAVREGALLENVAFYAGTNQVNYADKSITENTRVSYPLHYIDNAMEPSVGGIPQNIFFLTCDAYGVLPPISKLTPGQAMYQFISGYTAKVAGTEAGVTEPKSTFSACFGAPFLPLHPAKYAQMLGDKMRKHEVNVWLVNTGWTGGPYGVGNRMKLSYTRAMIGAALRGELDEVTYHEQPVFGFAIPGNCPGVPGEILDPRNTWEDKEAYDKQAANLAGQFVRNFEKYAAEAGEEILSASPKI, via the coding sequence ATGCAAATGAGCAGCGTAAGGAATCCCATTACAGACTTACGGGAATTAGGCATAGAGAACACGGCTAATATTTTTTATCAACTTTCGCCGGACGCCTTAGTTACCCAGACCTTGGCCCGCAAACAAGGTGAGTTATCTGACAGTGGCGCACTGGTCGTGCACACGGGAGAATTTACCGGCCGTTCACCCAAAGACAAGTTCATAGTAAAGGATGACAAGACCCTACATACTGTTAACTGGAATGACTTTAACATTGCTATAGAGCCTGCCTCTTTTGACAAGCTGTATAATAAGGTTACGAAGTATTTTGCAGGTAAAGAGGTATGGATGCGGGATTGTTATGCCTGTGCAGATGCTAACTATCGTATCAACATTCGTGTGATCAACGAGATGCCATGGGCGAACCTGTTTGCTTATAACATGTTCTTGCGTCCTTCTGAGGAGGAGCTGGAGTACCTGGATATAGACTGGACGATTATACAGGCACCTGGCTGTATGGCGGATCCGGCTACGGATGGTACCCGTCAGCATAATTTTGCTGCGGTAAGTTTCAGTAAAAAGATCATCCTGATTGGCGGTACTGCTTATACGGGAGAGATGAAGAAGGGTATTTTTACTATTCTGAACTATGTACTTCCTCATGAGAAGGGGGTATTGAGTATGCACTGTTCTGCCAACCAGGGTAAGGACGGGGACACTGCGGTGTTCTTCGGCTTGAGTGGTACTGGAAAGACGACGCTCAGTGCTGATCCGGAGCGTAAGCTGATCGGTGACGATGAGCATGGCTGGACGGCAGAGAATGTGTTTAATTTCGAAGGTGGTTGTTATGCCAAGTGTATCGACCTGAGTGAGGAGAAGGAACCACAGATCTTCCGGGCGGTGCGTGAAGGCGCTTTGCTGGAGAATGTGGCATTCTATGCTGGTACTAACCAGGTGAATTATGCAGACAAAAGTATTACGGAGAATACCCGTGTATCTTATCCGTTACATTATATAGATAATGCGATGGAGCCTTCTGTGGGTGGTATTCCGCAGAATATCTTTTTCCTGACCTGTGATGCTTACGGGGTATTACCTCCGATCTCCAAGCTGACGCCTGGTCAGGCAATGTACCAGTTTATTTCCGGATATACAGCTAAGGTGGCTGGTACGGAGGCGGGTGTAACGGAGCCTAAGTCTACGTTCAGTGCATGTTTTGGTGCACCGTTCCTGCCATTGCATCCTGCGAAGTATGCGCAGATGCTGGGGGATAAGATGCGTAAGCATGAGGTGAATGTGTGGTTAGTAAATACCGGTTGGACCGGAGGTCCGTATGGTGTAGGTAACCGTATGAAGTTGAGTTATACCCGTGCGATGATCGGTGCTGCTTTGCGCGGAGAGCTGGATGAGGTTACTTATCATGAACAGCCGGTATTTGGTTTTGCTATTCCGGGCAATTGTCCGGGGGTACCTGGGGAGATCCTTGATCCGCGTAACACCTGGGAGGACAAGGAGGCGTATGACAAGCAGGCGGCTAACCTGGCTGGCCAGTTTGTGCGTAACTTTGAAAAGTATGCTGCTGAAGCGGGAGAAGAAATTTTATCTGCATCTCCAAAAATTTAA
- a CDS encoding 7-carboxy-7-deazaguanine synthase QueE, with amino-acid sequence MESFYTLQGEGLYQGHAAYFIRLGGCDVGCHWCDVKDSWDAAKHPQVSIAEIVSRASQHPGRLAVITGGEPLLHNLDGLCKALHKAGFRTHMETSGSSPLSGKWDWITLSPKKFKAPLPDICRQANELKVVIFNKSDFAWAEKYAALAGKHCKLYLQPEWDRAAEMTPLIVDYIKEHPQWTLSVQVHKYINVP; translated from the coding sequence ATGGAAAGCTTTTATACGCTTCAGGGCGAAGGACTTTACCAGGGGCATGCGGCTTATTTCATCCGGCTTGGTGGCTGTGATGTAGGTTGTCATTGGTGTGATGTGAAGGATAGCTGGGATGCTGCCAAACATCCGCAGGTATCTATTGCGGAGATCGTATCGAGGGCTTCGCAGCATCCGGGTCGCCTGGCGGTGATCACTGGTGGAGAGCCGCTGTTGCACAACCTGGATGGTCTGTGTAAGGCGCTGCATAAGGCTGGTTTTCGTACGCATATGGAGACATCCGGTTCTTCTCCATTAAGTGGTAAATGGGATTGGATCACTTTATCTCCCAAAAAATTCAAAGCGCCGCTTCCTGATATTTGCCGCCAGGCGAATGAGTTAAAGGTGGTTATTTTCAACAAATCTGATTTTGCCTGGGCGGAGAAGTATGCTGCGCTGGCGGGCAAACACTGTAAGCTCTATCTGCAACCTGAATGGGATCGTGCGGCAGAGATGACCCCGCTTATTGTGGATTATATCAAAGAGCATCCGCAATGGACCTTATCTGTACAGGTGCACAAGTATATTAACGTTCCCTGA
- a CDS encoding CDP-alcohol phosphatidyltransferase family protein: MKQLPNILTLCNLFCGALAVICILHAPQYIAEFNGNDYTITNPAPVYWASALVVLAGVFDFFDGLVARWLKVQSPMGKELDSLADVISFGLVPGMILFRLLRTAYMQMPDVFDVSYVNLAPALLVPCFAAYRLAKFNLDTRQSENFIGMPTPAVGLLVASFPLIVLYNSFNLAHWLQHIWVLYGIIAILCYLMVAEIPMISLKFKSLSVAKNWPRFLLIALAIISIPLLQYAAVPFIFLAYVILSLVAPPKISTT; this comes from the coding sequence ATGAAACAATTACCTAACATCCTTACCCTGTGCAACCTGTTTTGCGGCGCCCTCGCCGTTATCTGCATCCTGCACGCCCCTCAATACATCGCAGAGTTCAATGGTAATGACTATACCATCACTAACCCGGCCCCCGTATACTGGGCTTCCGCACTCGTAGTCCTCGCAGGGGTCTTCGATTTCTTCGATGGCCTCGTTGCCCGCTGGCTCAAAGTACAATCCCCCATGGGTAAAGAACTCGATTCCCTGGCGGATGTCATCAGCTTCGGACTCGTACCTGGTATGATCCTGTTCCGCCTGCTCCGTACCGCCTATATGCAAATGCCCGACGTATTCGATGTGTCTTACGTCAACCTCGCTCCAGCCCTATTGGTACCGTGTTTTGCAGCATATCGCCTCGCTAAGTTCAACCTCGATACCCGGCAGTCCGAAAACTTCATCGGCATGCCCACTCCCGCAGTAGGGCTGCTGGTAGCGTCTTTCCCACTCATAGTATTGTACAACTCCTTCAACCTAGCTCACTGGCTCCAGCATATATGGGTACTCTACGGCATCATCGCCATACTCTGCTACCTCATGGTCGCAGAAATACCAATGATCAGCCTTAAATTCAAAAGCCTGTCTGTCGCCAAGAACTGGCCTCGCTTCCTCCTCATTGCCCTGGCCATCATCAGTATTCCTCTCCTGCAATATGCCGCCGTACCCTTCATATTCCTGGCATACGTCATCCTCTCATTGGTAGCGCCTCCTAAGATCAGCACCACTTAA
- a CDS encoding aminopeptidase P N-terminal domain-containing protein, with protein sequence MKYLPLDAQIFVQNRQRFIAKMKPQSIAIFNSNDELPTNGDALHRFKQNSDLYWLTGIEQEDTMVILYPDHPDPKYREVLVLVRPNELKEKWDGHRLRREEAFAISGINTIVWLDSLDAVLQQWIHEAENIYLNSNENNRKANLVPVRDYRYAEEMRTRYPLHNYLRAAAIMKEVRAVKTADEIKVIQQAIDITEKTFRRLLQFIKPGVWEHEIHAEILHEFLRNRSGGEAYGSIIASGDRARTLHYVANNQECKDGELILMDFGAEYGGYNADLTRTVPVNGKFTKRQREIYDACLHLHNYAKGILRPGITIGKYHEMVGEEAGKEFVKIGLLKQEDINNQDPENPAYRKYLYHGISHHLGIDVHDLGPSFWKPIPEGAVLTVEPGIYVEEENIGIRIENNIWLTASGNVDLMKNIPITADEIETLMKH encoded by the coding sequence ATGAAGTATTTGCCTCTGGATGCGCAGATATTTGTCCAAAACCGTCAGCGTTTTATCGCTAAAATGAAGCCGCAGTCCATCGCCATCTTTAACTCAAACGATGAGCTCCCTACCAATGGAGACGCACTGCACCGTTTTAAGCAAAATTCCGATCTCTATTGGCTCACCGGTATCGAACAGGAAGATACCATGGTCATCCTATACCCGGACCATCCGGATCCTAAATACCGCGAAGTACTCGTACTGGTCCGCCCTAATGAGCTGAAAGAGAAATGGGATGGTCACCGCCTTCGCCGCGAGGAAGCCTTCGCTATCTCCGGTATCAATACCATCGTATGGCTCGATAGCCTGGATGCCGTACTCCAGCAATGGATACATGAGGCAGAAAATATCTACCTCAACTCCAACGAGAACAATCGTAAGGCTAACCTCGTACCCGTACGCGACTACCGCTATGCAGAAGAAATGCGTACCAGGTACCCACTGCATAACTACCTGCGCGCTGCCGCTATCATGAAAGAAGTACGCGCAGTGAAAACCGCAGACGAGATCAAAGTGATCCAGCAAGCCATCGACATCACCGAAAAAACTTTCCGCCGCCTCCTCCAGTTCATCAAACCTGGCGTATGGGAACATGAGATACATGCAGAGATCCTCCACGAATTCCTCCGCAATCGCTCCGGCGGCGAAGCCTATGGCTCCATCATCGCCAGCGGCGACCGTGCCCGTACCTTGCACTATGTGGCCAACAACCAGGAGTGTAAAGATGGAGAACTGATACTGATGGACTTCGGCGCCGAATATGGTGGCTATAATGCCGACCTCACCCGCACCGTACCCGTAAATGGTAAGTTCACCAAACGCCAGCGCGAGATCTATGACGCCTGCCTCCACCTGCACAACTATGCCAAAGGCATCCTCCGCCCTGGTATCACCATCGGCAAATACCACGAAATGGTAGGAGAAGAAGCAGGCAAAGAATTCGTGAAGATCGGCCTCCTCAAACAGGAAGATATCAACAATCAAGACCCGGAAAATCCTGCCTACCGCAAATACCTCTACCATGGCATCTCCCACCACCTGGGCATAGATGTACACGACCTCGGTCCTTCCTTCTGGAAACCAATCCCCGAAGGCGCCGTCCTCACCGTAGAACCTGGTATCTATGTAGAAGAAGAAAACATCGGCATCCGTATAGAAAACAATATCTGGCTCACCGCCTCCGGCAACGTAGACCTGATGAAAAATATCCCGATCACCGCAGATGAAATAGAAACGCTGATGAAACACTGA